Proteins from a genomic interval of Calypte anna isolate BGI_N300 chromosome 6, bCalAnn1_v1.p, whole genome shotgun sequence:
- the SGMS1 gene encoding phosphatidylcholine:ceramide cholinephosphotransferase 1, with protein MKEVMLWSPEEVTNWLTENAVPEYCEPLKSFTGQDLISLTEEDFKKTPLSRVSSDSGQRLLHMIETLKMAHHIEAHKNGHVNGHIRVSVSKTPRENGFSSKMKLNGMPNGFKKEMIKIPMPEPERSQYPMEWGKTFLAFIYALFCFVFTTVTISVVHERVPPKEVQPPLPDAFFDRFDRVQWAFSICEINGMILVGLWFVQWLLLKYKSIISRRFFCIVGTLYLYRCITMYVTTLPVPGMHFKCSPKLFGDWESHLRRIMKLIAGGGLSITGSHNMCGDYLYSGHTVILTLTYLFIKEYSPRRLWWYHWLCWALSMVGMFCILLAHDHYTVDVVVAYYITTRLFWWYHTMANQQVLKEASQTNLLARVWWYKPFQYFEKNVQGIVPRSYHWPFPWPVLHRGRQVKYSRLVNDT; from the exons ATGAAAGAAGTGATGTTGTGGTCACCCGAGGAGGTGACAAATTGGCTAACAGAAAATGCTGTGCCAGAGTATTGTGAGCCATTGAAGAGCTTCACCGGGCAGGATTTGATCAGCCTCACAGAGGAGGATTTTAAGAAGACACCTCTTTCCAGGGTGTCTTCTGACAGCGGACAGCGTTTATTGCACATGattgaaactttaaaaatggcTCATCACATCGAGGCACACAAAAACGGGCACGTCAATGGGCACATCCGTGTCAGTGTCAGCAAAACCCCACGGGAGAACGGCTTCAGCAGTAAAATGAAGCTGAATGGGATGCCAAATGGGTTTAAGAAGGAGATGATAAAGATCCCCATGCCAGAGCCAGAGCGCTCACAGTATCCTATGGAGTGGGGCAAGACTTTCCTGGCTTTTATTTATGCACTTTTCTGTTTCGTCTTTACCACAGTGACAATCTCAGTTGTTCATGAACGAGTGCCTCCCAaggaggtgcagcctcccctACCAGATGCATTTTTTGATCGCTTTGATCGGGTGCAATGGGCTTTTTCTATTTGTGAAATCAATGGCATGATCCTTGTAGGACTGTGGTTTGTTCAGTGGCTGCTCTTAAAATACAA gtCTATAATTAGCAGAAGATTTTTCTGTATAGTTGGCACACTATACCTGTATCGGTGTATTACAATGTATGTGACTACACTCCCAGTACCTGGCATGCATTTCAAATGTTCTCCAAAG CTTTTTGGAGACTGGGAATCTCACCTGCGAAGGATAATGAAGCTGATTGCTGGCGGGGGATTGTCCATCACAGGCTCCCACAACATGTGTGGTGACTACCTGTACAGCGGCCACACCGTCATCCTGACCCTTACCTACTTATTTATCAAAGAGT ATTCCCCACGGCGACTCTGGTGGTATCACTGGCTCTGCTGGGCACTCAGCATGGTTGGGATGTTTTGCATCCTCCTTGCTCATGACCACTACACTGTGGACGTGGTGGTGGCTTATTACATCACTACAAGACTTTTCTGGTGGTATCACACAATGGCCAACCAGCAA GTGCTAAAAGAAGCTTCCCAAACCAACCTCCTTGCAAGGGTCTGGTGGTACAAGCCCTTCCAGTACTTTGAAAAGAATGTCCAAGGAATTGTACCTCGTTCTTACCACTGGCCCTTCCCCTGGCCAGTGCTGCACCGGGGCAGGCAGGTGAAATACAGCCGCCTGGTGAACGACACATAA